Proteins from a genomic interval of Haloplasma contractile SSD-17B:
- a CDS encoding deoxyribonuclease IV, whose translation MFKIGSHVSMGGKDMLVGSVKEALSYGSNTFMFYTGAPQNTRRKNIEDMKIEEARDLMIENNIDINDLVVHAPYIMNLANPSDSKFQFAVEFLTKEIERTGAIGATQIVLHPGAHVKTGFEAGTKRIIKGINEVFQQNDNNVRIALETMAGKGTEIGRSFEQIAEIIDGVEDNQRLSVCFDTCHTHDAGYNVKEDFDGVMNEFDKIVGVDRISVFHINDSKNPKGASKDRHENIGFGHIGFETLNYIVHHEDFKDIPKILETPYIQIGDDKKNKKAPYSDEINNFKAKSFNKHGVLAEKEDIIL comes from the coding sequence ATGTTCAAAATAGGTTCACATGTAAGTATGGGCGGAAAAGACATGTTAGTGGGATCTGTAAAAGAGGCGCTATCTTATGGTTCAAATACGTTTATGTTTTATACAGGAGCGCCACAAAATACACGCCGTAAAAATATAGAAGATATGAAAATAGAAGAAGCTCGTGATTTAATGATTGAAAATAATATTGATATCAATGATTTAGTCGTACATGCTCCTTACATTATGAATTTAGCAAACCCAAGTGACTCTAAATTTCAATTTGCTGTCGAGTTCTTAACAAAAGAAATTGAGCGTACCGGTGCAATTGGAGCAACTCAAATTGTTCTTCATCCTGGTGCCCACGTAAAAACTGGATTTGAGGCTGGAACAAAGCGTATTATAAAAGGAATTAACGAAGTATTTCAGCAAAACGATAATAATGTTCGTATTGCTCTTGAAACAATGGCAGGTAAAGGAACAGAGATTGGTCGTAGCTTTGAACAAATCGCTGAGATTATTGACGGAGTAGAAGATAATCAACGCCTATCGGTTTGCTTTGATACGTGCCACACACATGATGCGGGGTATAATGTTAAAGAGGATTTCGATGGTGTTATGAATGAATTTGATAAGATTGTCGGTGTCGATCGTATATCTGTCTTCCATATAAATGATAGCAAAAATCCTAAAGGTGCGAGTAAAGACCGTCACGAAAACATTGGATTTGGTCATATCGGTTTTGAAACACTAAATTATATCGTACATCATGAAGACTTTAAAGATATTCCAAAAATACTAGAAACACCCTATATTCAAATTGGTGATGACAAGAAAAATAAAAAGGCACCTTATTCTGATGAAATTAATAATTTTAAAGCAAAATCATTTAATAAACATGGCGTTTTAGCTGAAAAAGAAGATATTATTTTATAA
- a CDS encoding DEAD/DEAH box helicase: protein MEFKDFGFKPFIYDALNALKFEEPTKIQQEVIPLIQKGKDVIGQSQTGSGKSHAFLLPLINELVPNKGEVQYVITTPTRELAEQIHNMTTEIVKHSEVDFKVKRYVGGRDRDKELAWLENNQPDIVIGTPGRIWDLSIKEKKLLIYKTKYFVVDEADMTLEAGFLKEIDNMAGTMDENLQMMVFSATIPEQLKPFLKKYMKVPIHIDLTDQNVTPVKLVHNLMPTRNRDKNKMLINIFNVINPFLAIIFTNTRKDASEVANFLRDKGMKVGEIHGDLTSRNRSRMMREIRDLKYQYIVATDIAARGIDIEGVSHIINYSLPSDPEFYIHRSGRTSRKNTEGLVISLYDREDDDYLSRLEKRGIKFNYIDISKKEFVPTKERNKRKTREKKEMSEIEKKARGKVKKKKRVAPGYKKKYKWKVENEMKKMNKRKRRK from the coding sequence ATGGAATTTAAAGATTTTGGATTTAAACCATTTATTTATGACGCATTAAACGCACTAAAATTCGAAGAACCAACAAAAATACAACAGGAAGTCATCCCTCTTATTCAGAAAGGGAAGGATGTGATTGGACAATCTCAGACGGGATCTGGAAAGTCACATGCATTTTTGTTACCACTCATTAATGAACTTGTACCAAATAAAGGTGAAGTTCAATATGTTATTACGACTCCAACTCGCGAATTAGCCGAACAAATCCATAACATGACTACAGAGATTGTTAAACATTCAGAGGTTGATTTTAAGGTGAAACGCTATGTTGGTGGTCGAGATCGTGATAAGGAGCTAGCTTGGTTAGAGAATAACCAGCCTGATATTGTCATTGGAACACCCGGTCGTATTTGGGACTTATCGATTAAGGAAAAAAAGTTGTTAATCTATAAGACAAAATATTTTGTTGTCGACGAGGCTGATATGACTTTAGAAGCTGGATTTTTAAAGGAAATCGATAATATGGCAGGAACGATGGATGAGAATCTACAAATGATGGTTTTCTCTGCAACGATTCCTGAACAATTAAAACCATTCTTAAAGAAATATATGAAAGTCCCTATCCATATCGATTTAACGGATCAAAATGTGACACCTGTAAAACTGGTTCACAATTTAATGCCAACGCGTAATCGTGATAAAAATAAGATGTTAATTAATATCTTTAATGTTATTAACCCATTCCTTGCGATCATCTTTACAAATACACGTAAGGATGCAAGCGAAGTAGCTAATTTTCTACGTGATAAAGGAATGAAAGTAGGAGAAATTCACGGTGACTTAACATCGCGTAATAGAAGTCGTATGATGCGTGAAATAAGAGACTTAAAATATCAATACATTGTTGCAACTGATATTGCAGCACGTGGAATTGATATTGAAGGTGTTTCTCATATTATTAATTATTCATTACCGAGCGATCCTGAATTCTATATCCATAGAAGCGGTCGTACCTCACGCAAAAATACGGAAGGACTCGTTATCTCACTGTATGACAGAGAAGATGATGATTATTTAAGCCGTTTAGAGAAGCGTGGAATTAAATTTAATTATATTGATATCTCTAAAAAAGAGTTTGTTCCGACTAAGGAACGAAATAAGCGTAAAACACGTGAAAAGAAAGAAATGTCAGAAATCGAGAAAAAAGCGCGTGGTAAAGTTAAAAAGAAAAAACGCGTTGCACCAGGTTATAAGAAGAAGTACAAATGGAAAGTAGAAAATGAAATGAAGAAAATGAACAAACGAAAACGACGAAAGTAA
- a CDS encoding 4-hydroxy-3-methylbut-2-enyl diphosphate reductase gives MNVIKISPRGYCYGVVDALKIAIHASKNKELPQPIYILGNIIHNHFVSDALSHQGIKTVDEKGTSRIELLDLIDKGTVIFTAHGVSPLVHDKAKEKGLHVIDATCKDVTKTHDYIRQQINQGYDIIYIGKKHHPEPEGAVGISPEHVHLIETVEDIETLSITNEQIAVTNQTTMSLWDIYKIFEKLKEHYPGAEFMQEICDATQVRQEAVAIQAKLADVTIVVGDPKSNNTNKLVDVSIKKAGTPAYRVKNVEDIKPDWLKDCKTVAVSSGASTPTAITKEVITYLEQFDYENKETWDIETECNVTNILPRFRT, from the coding sequence ATGAATGTAATTAAAATTAGTCCTCGAGGGTATTGCTATGGTGTCGTTGATGCTCTTAAAATTGCAATACACGCCTCAAAAAATAAAGAATTACCACAACCAATCTATATATTAGGAAACATTATTCACAATCACTTTGTATCAGATGCCCTCTCACATCAAGGAATAAAAACAGTTGATGAAAAGGGAACTTCACGAATTGAACTTCTTGACCTTATTGACAAGGGCACAGTAATCTTTACAGCACATGGTGTGTCGCCACTTGTACACGACAAGGCAAAAGAAAAAGGACTTCATGTTATTGATGCAACGTGTAAAGATGTAACAAAAACACATGATTATATTAGGCAACAAATTAATCAAGGTTACGATATTATTTATATCGGAAAGAAACATCATCCAGAACCGGAAGGTGCAGTAGGAATCTCACCGGAACATGTACATTTAATCGAAACGGTTGAGGATATTGAAACATTATCGATTACTAACGAGCAAATAGCCGTAACGAATCAAACAACAATGAGCCTTTGGGATATCTACAAAATTTTCGAGAAATTGAAAGAGCACTATCCAGGGGCTGAGTTTATGCAAGAAATATGCGATGCGACTCAAGTACGTCAAGAAGCAGTAGCCATTCAAGCTAAGCTCGCTGATGTAACCATTGTAGTCGGAGACCCTAAAAGTAACAACACTAATAAACTAGTGGATGTGTCAATCAAGAAAGCAGGAACGCCTGCATATCGCGTTAAAAATGTTGAAGACATAAAGCCGGACTGGTTGAAAGACTGTAAGACTGTAGCAGTATCTAGTGGTGCTTCTACTCCAACTGCAATAACTAAAGAGGTTATTACCTATCTTGAGCAGTTTGACTATGAAAACAAAGAAACTTGGGATATTGAAACTGAGTGCAATGTAACCAATATACTCCCTAGATTTCGAACATAA
- a CDS encoding tRNA (adenine(22)-N(1))-methyltransferase, with protein MEGKNVSKRLSTIGLYVKPYRHILDVGTDHCLLPIHLLTHEMIDFAIASDVNVGPLNEGKRHVIDAGLVEQVDLRLGSGLTVIDEHDSVDVVIIAGMGGKLISELLEEGKEQLKHIKRLILQPNVAEHLLRAWLFSNGYTITDETLIEDDGILYEIIVAEKKRTTPNYSEDDLKFGPFLRIEKSTLFFKKWTELLNKKQHILNQIPPSHQNYNKVNYEIEQIKKEIKK; from the coding sequence ATGGAAGGAAAAAACGTATCAAAACGACTTTCAACAATTGGACTTTATGTAAAACCGTATAGACATATTTTAGATGTTGGAACGGATCATTGTTTGTTACCGATTCATTTACTTACTCATGAGATGATTGATTTTGCGATTGCTTCTGATGTCAATGTTGGTCCTCTAAATGAGGGGAAACGACATGTAATCGATGCTGGTCTAGTAGAGCAAGTTGACTTACGACTCGGATCAGGGCTCACTGTAATTGATGAGCATGATTCAGTTGATGTTGTAATAATAGCCGGTATGGGTGGCAAATTAATTAGTGAGTTATTAGAAGAAGGCAAAGAACAACTTAAGCATATCAAACGATTGATCTTACAACCTAATGTAGCTGAGCATTTATTAAGAGCTTGGTTATTCTCGAATGGCTATACAATTACAGACGAAACACTGATTGAAGATGATGGTATTCTTTATGAAATAATCGTTGCTGAAAAAAAGAGGACAACACCTAATTACTCAGAGGATGATCTAAAGTTTGGGCCATTCCTAAGAATTGAGAAAAGCACATTATTTTTTAAAAAATGGACAGAGTTATTAAATAAAAAACAACACATTTTAAATCAAATACCACCAAGTCATCAAAATTACAATAAAGTTAACTATGAAATTGAACAAATAAAAAAGGAAATAAAAAAATAG